The Myxococcales bacterium genome contains a region encoding:
- a CDS encoding F0F1 ATP synthase subunit alpha, with protein sequence MQLRAEEISQIIKKQIQTYEKATLTTETGTILSVGDGIARIYGLEGAMAGELVEFPGGLVGLVLNLEADNVGAALFGDTTTIKEGDIVKRTGRIMDVPVGEALMGRVVNALGLPIDGKGPIETPHRRRVEIKAPGILQRQPVKEPLQTGIKAIDAMVPIGRGQRELIIGDRQTGKTAVALDAIINQKGQGVYCFYIAIGQKQSTVAAVVDKLTTNGAMEYTTIVVSGASEAAPLQFIAPYTGVTMAEYFRDSGRHALCIYDDLSKQAVAYRQLSLLLRRPPGREAYPGDVFYIHSRLLERAAKMADRLVVAKKGTAWDARPADAKVYVGEQGHDPAKAELKEKGDEYEIVKDPTSGGSLTALPIIETQAGDVSAYIPTNVISITDGQIFLESDLFYSGVRPAINVGISVSRVGGSAQIGAMKKVAGTLKLDLAQYREKAAFSQFASDLDKVTRDMLDRGVRLVEILKQGQYVPLPVEKQVVLVYAGTKGYLDALPVGKLGAYESQLYAFLESKHPDILETIRTKKKLDDVEDKLKKALVEFGKGFGKGS encoded by the coding sequence ATGCAGCTCCGCGCCGAAGAGATCTCGCAGATCATCAAGAAGCAGATTCAGACCTACGAGAAGGCCACGCTCACCACCGAGACGGGCACGATTCTCTCAGTCGGCGACGGTATCGCGCGCATCTACGGGCTCGAGGGCGCCATGGCCGGCGAGCTCGTCGAGTTCCCCGGCGGGTTGGTCGGGCTGGTGCTGAACCTCGAGGCCGACAACGTCGGCGCCGCGCTCTTCGGCGACACGACGACCATCAAGGAAGGCGACATCGTCAAGCGCACCGGCCGCATCATGGACGTGCCCGTGGGCGAGGCGCTCATGGGGCGCGTGGTGAACGCCCTCGGACTGCCGATCGACGGCAAGGGCCCCATCGAGACCCCGCACCGCCGCCGCGTGGAGATCAAGGCGCCCGGCATCCTCCAGCGCCAGCCCGTCAAGGAGCCCCTCCAGACCGGCATCAAGGCCATCGACGCGATGGTCCCCATCGGGCGCGGCCAACGCGAGCTCATCATCGGCGACCGCCAGACCGGCAAGACCGCCGTCGCGCTCGACGCGATCATCAACCAGAAGGGCCAGGGCGTTTACTGCTTCTACATCGCCATCGGGCAGAAGCAGTCCACGGTCGCGGCGGTCGTCGACAAGCTCACGACCAACGGCGCCATGGAGTACACGACCATCGTCGTGTCCGGCGCGAGCGAGGCCGCTCCGCTCCAGTTCATCGCGCCGTACACCGGCGTCACGATGGCGGAGTACTTCCGCGACAGCGGCCGCCACGCCCTCTGCATTTACGACGACCTCTCGAAGCAGGCCGTCGCGTATCGCCAGCTCTCCCTGCTCCTCCGCCGCCCGCCGGGCCGCGAGGCGTACCCGGGCGACGTCTTCTACATCCACAGCCGCCTGCTCGAGCGCGCCGCCAAGATGGCCGACCGCCTCGTGGTCGCCAAGAAGGGCACCGCGTGGGACGCACGCCCGGCCGACGCGAAGGTGTACGTGGGTGAGCAGGGCCACGACCCCGCGAAGGCCGAGCTGAAGGAGAAGGGCGACGAGTACGAGATCGTCAAGGACCCCACGTCGGGCGGCTCGCTCACCGCGCTCCCCATCATCGAGACGCAGGCGGGCGACGTGTCGGCGTACATCCCGACGAACGTCATCTCGATCACCGACGGCCAGATCTTCCTCGAGTCCGATCTCTTCTACTCCGGTGTCCGCCCGGCCATCAACGTCGGTATCTCCGTCAGCCGCGTCGGTGGCTCGGCGCAGATCGGCGCCATGAAGAAGGTCGCCGGCACGCTGAAGCTCGACCTCGCGCAGTACCGCGAGAAGGCGGCGTTCAGCCAGTTCGCCTCCGACCTCGACAAGGTCACCCGCGACATGCTCGACCGCGGCGTTCGCTTGGTCGAGATCTTGAAGCAGGGTCAGTACGTCCCGCTCCCGGTCGAGAAGCAGGTCGTGCTCGTGTACGCCGGCACGAAGGGCTACCTCGACGCGCTCCCGGTCGGGAAGCTCGGCGCCTACGAGTCGCAGCTCTACGCGTTCCTCGAGTCGAAGCACCCCGACATCCTCGAGACCATCCGCACGAAGAAGAAGCTCGACGACGTCGAGGACAAGCTGAAGAAGGCGCTGGTCGAGTTCGGCAAGGGCTTCGGCAAGGGGAGCTGA
- the atpG gene encoding ATP synthase F1 subunit gamma, with the protein MPSLKTIRKRITSVKSTQKITRAMKMVAGARLNRAQQRITALRPYAVKTHEMLEGVVRAVSSADEDAESAAKPAHKLLARRPAKKVLFLVMTSDRGLCGGYNTNMLKLTDREWATRKAAGATVTFATVGKKGRESIQRKKGEVVQDFPKLYDGLDLDKAKTVSAFVTKAFVDGEVDAVYVLYTEFKSAMTQKPLIQKLLPLDAPPAEKDEQTLRYDFEPNEKALLAQLVPMYVDITIYRALLDSQASEFGARMTAMDAATRNAKDMIGRLTLVYNRARQAAITKELMEIIGGAEALK; encoded by the coding sequence ATGCCTTCGCTCAAAACCATTCGCAAGCGGATCACGAGCGTCAAGTCGACGCAGAAGATCACGCGCGCCATGAAGATGGTCGCGGGCGCCCGGCTGAACCGCGCCCAGCAGCGCATCACCGCGCTCCGCCCCTACGCGGTGAAGACCCACGAAATGCTCGAGGGCGTCGTGCGCGCGGTCTCCTCGGCCGACGAGGACGCCGAGTCGGCGGCGAAGCCGGCGCACAAGCTGCTCGCGCGGCGGCCGGCCAAGAAGGTGCTGTTCCTCGTCATGACGAGCGATCGTGGCCTCTGCGGCGGCTACAACACGAACATGCTGAAGCTCACCGATCGCGAGTGGGCGACGCGGAAGGCCGCCGGCGCGACCGTCACCTTCGCCACCGTGGGCAAGAAGGGGCGCGAGTCCATCCAGCGCAAGAAGGGCGAGGTCGTCCAGGACTTCCCCAAGCTCTACGACGGGCTGGACCTCGACAAGGCGAAGACCGTCTCGGCGTTCGTCACCAAGGCCTTCGTCGACGGCGAGGTGGACGCGGTCTATGTACTCTACACAGAGTTCAAGAGCGCGATGACCCAGAAGCCGCTCATCCAGAAGCTGCTCCCGCTCGACGCGCCGCCCGCCGAGAAGGACGAGCAGACCCTCCGCTACGACTTCGAGCCCAACGAGAAGGCGCTGCTCGCCCAGCTCGTGCCGATGTACGTCGACATCACCATCTACCGCGCACTCCTCGACAGCCAGGCGAGCGAGTTCGGCGCGCGCATGACCGCGATGGACGCCGCCACGCGCAACGCGAAGGACATGATCGGCCGGCTCACGCTCGTGTACAACCGCGCGCGCCAGGCGGCGATCACGAAGGAGCTGATGGAGATCATCGGCGGCGCCGAGGCGCTCAAGTAG